One Trichoplusia ni isolate ovarian cell line Hi5 chromosome 6, tn1, whole genome shotgun sequence DNA segment encodes these proteins:
- the LOC113494874 gene encoding coiled-coil domain-containing protein 137 isoform X1 yields the protein MGRKIPAKKHRGVKDPLVQQAKRLESLTGKINAPPKDPDEQPIPKSLTRLFAFQEKDKQKVARKARNCMKHDKVDIGSPKNATPNPISQLRKLPGESGRGFSLRINSAVRALHNPCEDVDYPVDIEAEDEKGLRMAEQRERRARKRRKAAKGLKGGGDEEREPHLTRTQKLSLKKKARKIKEVEAKNEKQEVVYEKVSFGEVCHAPPSLQARSKGNAGAARPARRGLLLSTLLAPAERQRRDHALLPPAERQRRERARADAVAAYRALKANKINNK from the exons atgggTCGTAAAATACCGGCAAAGAAACATCGAGGAGTTAAAGATCCTCTTGTGCAACAAGCTAAACGACTTGAAAG tttaacaggtaaaataaatgcaCCACCAAAAGACCCCGATGAACAGCCTATTCCGAAGTCACTCACGAGGCTTTTCGCATTTCAGGAAAAAGATAAACAGAAAGTAGCACGGAAAGCAAGAAATTGTATGAAACATGATAAAG TTGACATAGGGAGCCCTAAAAATGCAACTCCTAATCCAATATCGCAATTACGGAAGCTGCCCGGAGAGTCTGGACGTGGGTTCTCGCTGCGCATCAATAGTGCTGTCAGAGCTCTCCACAATCCATGTGAAGATGTGGACTACCCA GTTGATATTGAAGCAGAAGATGAAAAAGGCTTGCGAATGGCAGAGCAGCGTGAGCGACGTGCCAGGAAACGTCGCAAGGCGGCCAAAGGTCTTAAAGGCGGCGGAGATGAGGAACGTGAACCACATCTAACAAGAACACAGAAACTCTCTCTAAAAAAAAAGGCTAGAAAAATTAAAGAAGTTGAG GCAAAAAATGAAAAGCAGGAAGTGGTGTATGAAAAAGTGTCGTTCGGTGAAGTGTGCCACGCTCCGCCCAGCCTGCAGGCCAGATCCAAGGGGAACGCCGGCGCCGCGCGG ccggcgcggcgcgggctgcTGTTGAGCACGCTGCTGGCGCCTGCGGAGCGGCAACGTCGCGACCACGCGCTGCTGCCGCCGGCGGAGCGGCAACGCCGCGAGCGGGCACGAGCTGACGCCGTGGCTGCCTACCGCGCTCTTAaagctaacaaaataaataataaataa
- the LOC113494873 gene encoding WD repeat domain phosphoinositide-interacting protein 2 isoform X2, with amino-acid sequence MSLGGGQNTEGSNAGGIFVQFNQDCTSLVAGSSSGYHLFALTPDDGIEEIYASRSGQETCLVDRLFSSSLVAVVTVSAPRKLIVCHYKKGTEICNYSYSNTILAVKLNRSRLIVCLEESLHIHNIRDMKILHTIRDTPPNPRGLCALSPCVDHCYVAYPGSSAVGEVQIFDAVHLNAKCVISAHDSPLAALAWSMCGRRLATASERGTVIRVFAVPERARLYEFRRGVKRCVSIACLAFSACGAYLAATSNTETVHVFRLGEAAAAGPAPAEPAPADDDAAAGWMGWLSSAVSAGAGYLPAQVADVLAQGRAFAAARLPHTGYRAVAAITNVARAPRLLVATAQGVLYVYALDAAEGGECALLRQHQFLEGLAGAGAAPLEESERAQELGAALEAAPARGPFDLRDPKHFPPMRADPAPR; translated from the exons ATGAGTTTGGGAGGAGGTCAAAACACTGAGGGCTCTAATGCAGGAGGAATATTCGTTCAATTTAACCAAGATTGCAC GTCACTGGTGGCGGGAAGCAGCAGCGGCTACCACTTGTTCGCGCTGACCCCCGACGATGGCATCGAGGAGATCTACGCGAGTCGCTCGGGCCAAGAGACCTGCCTCGTCGACCGACTATTCAGCAGCTCACTGGTGGCTGTTGTCACAGTATCCGCTCCCag AAAGCTGATTGTGTGTCATTACAAGAAGGGTACCGAGATATGTAACTACAGCTACAGCAACACAATCCTCGCAGTGAAGCTGAACCGCTCC CGGCTGATCGTGTGCCTGGAGGAGTCTCTGCACATCCACAACATACGCGACATGAAGATCCTGCACACCATCCGAGACACGCCGCCCAACCCGCGCGGGCTGTGCGCGCTCTCGCCCTGCGTGGACCACTGCTACGTGGCCTACCCCGGCTCCAGCGCCGTCGGCGAGGTGCAGATCTTCGACGCCGTGCACCTG AACGCCAAGTGCGTGATCAGCGCGCACGACAGCCCGCTGGCGGCGCTGGCGTGGTCCATGTGCGGGCGGCGGCTGGCCACGGCCTCCGAGCGCGGCACCGTCATCCGCGTGTTCGCCGTGCCCGAGCGCGCGCGCCTGTACGAGTTCCGGCGCGGCGTCAAGCGCTGCGTGTCCATCGCGTGCCTGGCCTTCAGCGCGTGCGGCGCCTACCTGGCCGCCACGTCCAACACGGAGACCGTGCACGTGTTCCGGCTgggcgaggcggcggcggcggggcccgcgcccgccgagcccgcgcccgccgaCGACGACGCCGCGGCCGGCTGGATGGGCTGGCTCAGCAGCGCCGTGTCGGCCGGCGCGGGCTACCTGCCGGCGCAGGTGGCCGACGTGCTGGCGCAGGGCCGCGCCTTCGCCGCCGCGCGCCTGCCGCACACGGGCTACCGCGCAGTGGCCGCCATCACCAA CGTGGCGCGGGCGCCGCGGCTGCTGGTGGCGACGGCGCAGGGCGTGCTGTACGTGTACGCGCTGGACGCGGCCGAGGGCGGCGAGTGCGCGCTGCTGCGCCAGCATCAGTTCCTGGAGGGgctggcgggcgcgggcgcggcgccgctggAAG AGTCGGAGCGCGCGCAGGAGCTGGGCGCGGCGCTGGAGGCGGCGCCGGCGCGCGGCCCCTTCGACCTGCGCGACCCCAAGCACTTCCCGCCCATGCGCGCCGACCCCGCGCCGCGCTAG
- the LOC113494874 gene encoding coiled-coil domain-containing protein 137 isoform X2 — protein MGRKIPAKKHRGVKDPLVQQAKRLESLTGKINAPPKDPDEQPIPKSLTRLFAFQEKDKQKVARKARNCMKHDKVDIGSPKNATPNPISQLRKLPGESGRGFSLRINSAVRALHNPCEDVDYPAKNEKQEVVYEKVSFGEVCHAPPSLQARSKGNAGAARPARRGLLLSTLLAPAERQRRDHALLPPAERQRRERARADAVAAYRALKANKINNK, from the exons atgggTCGTAAAATACCGGCAAAGAAACATCGAGGAGTTAAAGATCCTCTTGTGCAACAAGCTAAACGACTTGAAAG tttaacaggtaaaataaatgcaCCACCAAAAGACCCCGATGAACAGCCTATTCCGAAGTCACTCACGAGGCTTTTCGCATTTCAGGAAAAAGATAAACAGAAAGTAGCACGGAAAGCAAGAAATTGTATGAAACATGATAAAG TTGACATAGGGAGCCCTAAAAATGCAACTCCTAATCCAATATCGCAATTACGGAAGCTGCCCGGAGAGTCTGGACGTGGGTTCTCGCTGCGCATCAATAGTGCTGTCAGAGCTCTCCACAATCCATGTGAAGATGTGGACTACCCA GCAAAAAATGAAAAGCAGGAAGTGGTGTATGAAAAAGTGTCGTTCGGTGAAGTGTGCCACGCTCCGCCCAGCCTGCAGGCCAGATCCAAGGGGAACGCCGGCGCCGCGCGG ccggcgcggcgcgggctgcTGTTGAGCACGCTGCTGGCGCCTGCGGAGCGGCAACGTCGCGACCACGCGCTGCTGCCGCCGGCGGAGCGGCAACGCCGCGAGCGGGCACGAGCTGACGCCGTGGCTGCCTACCGCGCTCTTAaagctaacaaaataaataataaataa
- the LOC113494872 gene encoding peptidyl-prolyl cis-trans isomerase E, producing MNLAPSQMASPALGEIEELTLCSCCKRTFDDVERQPKLLSCKHHFCLACARGVLLAGREVLCMHCWKRTELPGGQAAALPTHGAVLALARRLAGAPPLLRDLARLAARQRDLLLRALDAATELNMRLEAELAAPAVAPAAVAVDSLPAEREHLRAQHAEALVQCRLDDLVRRATVPLDFELLGRTLTGLGPIEIPLAPGAASERRDPLLLLGNYCTAAVFARSWAAPAGGEAEVAADAGAGASPSSSASSASAVASPLLRNPGMFPLFYFKLEVNGAPFGRIVIEVRDDVAPRMARNFSVLTSGELGVGYRGCAVFQCWENESVITGDFELNNGRGGRSVFEESYFMPDDTRMAAVRGSVGMRRSQKRRDRRGLVGSQFRIVLREMRGFTAIFAFVVEGLELVDRLSRAGDSAGKPHSAILIASCGKLS from the coding sequence ATGAACCTCGCCCCCTCGCAGATGGCGAGCCCCGCGCTCGGTGAGATTGAGGAACTGACGTTATGCTCGTGCTGCAAGCGAACCTTCGACGACGTGGAGCGGCAGCCTAAGCTACTGTCGTGCAAGCATCACTTCTGCCTGGCGTGCGCGCGGGGCGTGCTGTTGGCAGGGCGCGAGGTGTTGTGCATGCACTGCTGGAAGCGGACCGAGCTGCCGGGCGGGCAGGCCGCCGCGCTGCCCACGCACGGCGCAGTGCTGGCCCTGGCGCGGCGCCTGGCCGGGGCCCCCCCGCTGCTGCGGGACCTGGCCCGCCTGGCCGCGCGCCAGCGCGACCTGCTGCTGCGCGCGCTGGACGCCGCCACCGAACTCAACATGCGCCTCGAGGCGGAGCTGGCGGCGCCGGCCGTCGCTCCCGCCGCTGTCGCTGTCGACTCTCTGCCGGCCGAGCGCGAACACTTGCGCGCTCAACACGCTGAAGCATTAGTGCAATGTCGTCTCGACGATCTCGTCCGGAGGGCGACGGTGCCGCTCGACTTTGAATTATTAGGACGCACGCTCACCGGGTTAGGGCCGATTGAGATTCCTTTAGCGCCGGGCGCTGCGAGTGAGCGGCGCGACCCCCTGCTGCTGCTGGGCAACTACTGCACGGCCGCGGTGTTCGCGCGGTCGTGGGCGGCGCCGGCGGGCGGCGAAGCGGAGGTGGCGGCGGACGCGGGCGCGGGCGCTTCACCCAGTTCTAGTGCGTCTTCTGCCTCGGCGGTGGCTTCGCCGCTTTTACGTAATCCGGGAATGTTCcctttattttacttcaaattaGAAGTGAACGGTGCCCCTTTCGGGCGCATCGTGATCGAGGTGCGCGACGACGTAGCCCCGCGGATGGCGCGCAATTTCTCGGTGCTGACCAGCGGCGAGCTCGGCGTCGGGTACCGCGGTTGCGCCGTGTTCCAGTGTTGGGAGAACGAGAGCGTGATCACGGGCGACTTCGAACTGAACaacgggcgcggcgggcggtcCGTGTTCGAGGAGAGCTACTTCATGCCGGACGACACGCGCATGGCGGCGGTGCGGGGTTCGGTGGGCATGCGCCGCTCGCAGAAGCGCCGCGACCGTCGGGGGCTGGTGGGCTCGCAGTTCCGGATCGTGCTGCGCGAGATGCGCGGCTTCACGGCCATCTTCGCCTTCGTGGTGGAGGGGCTGGAGCTGGTGGACCGGCTCAGCCGCGCGGGCGACAGCGCCGGCAAACCGCACTCCGCCATCCTCATCGCCAGCTGCGGGAAGCTCTCATAG
- the LOC113494873 gene encoding WD repeat domain phosphoinositide-interacting protein 2 isoform X1: MSLGGGQNTEGSNAGGIFVQFNQDCTSLVAGSSSGYHLFALTPDDGIEEIYASRSGQETCLVDRLFSSSLVAVVTVSAPRKLIVCHYKKGTEICNYSYSNTILAVKLNRSRLIVCLEESLHIHNIRDMKILHTIRDTPPNPRGLCALSPCVDHCYVAYPGSSAVGEVQIFDAVHLNAKCVISAHDSPLAALAWSMCGRRLATASERGTVIRVFAVPERARLYEFRRGVKRCVSIACLAFSACGAYLAATSNTETVHVFRLGEAAAAGPAPAEPAPADDDAAAGWMGWLSSAVSAGAGYLPAQVADVLAQGRAFAAARLPHTGYRAVAAITNVARAPRLLVATAQGVLYVYALDAAEGGECALLRQHQFLEGLAGAGAAPLEASALSTSNSYAGALRGRDPLRMTESERAQELGAALEAAPARGPFDLRDPKHFPPMRADPAPR; encoded by the exons ATGAGTTTGGGAGGAGGTCAAAACACTGAGGGCTCTAATGCAGGAGGAATATTCGTTCAATTTAACCAAGATTGCAC GTCACTGGTGGCGGGAAGCAGCAGCGGCTACCACTTGTTCGCGCTGACCCCCGACGATGGCATCGAGGAGATCTACGCGAGTCGCTCGGGCCAAGAGACCTGCCTCGTCGACCGACTATTCAGCAGCTCACTGGTGGCTGTTGTCACAGTATCCGCTCCCag AAAGCTGATTGTGTGTCATTACAAGAAGGGTACCGAGATATGTAACTACAGCTACAGCAACACAATCCTCGCAGTGAAGCTGAACCGCTCC CGGCTGATCGTGTGCCTGGAGGAGTCTCTGCACATCCACAACATACGCGACATGAAGATCCTGCACACCATCCGAGACACGCCGCCCAACCCGCGCGGGCTGTGCGCGCTCTCGCCCTGCGTGGACCACTGCTACGTGGCCTACCCCGGCTCCAGCGCCGTCGGCGAGGTGCAGATCTTCGACGCCGTGCACCTG AACGCCAAGTGCGTGATCAGCGCGCACGACAGCCCGCTGGCGGCGCTGGCGTGGTCCATGTGCGGGCGGCGGCTGGCCACGGCCTCCGAGCGCGGCACCGTCATCCGCGTGTTCGCCGTGCCCGAGCGCGCGCGCCTGTACGAGTTCCGGCGCGGCGTCAAGCGCTGCGTGTCCATCGCGTGCCTGGCCTTCAGCGCGTGCGGCGCCTACCTGGCCGCCACGTCCAACACGGAGACCGTGCACGTGTTCCGGCTgggcgaggcggcggcggcggggcccgcgcccgccgagcccgcgcccgccgaCGACGACGCCGCGGCCGGCTGGATGGGCTGGCTCAGCAGCGCCGTGTCGGCCGGCGCGGGCTACCTGCCGGCGCAGGTGGCCGACGTGCTGGCGCAGGGCCGCGCCTTCGCCGCCGCGCGCCTGCCGCACACGGGCTACCGCGCAGTGGCCGCCATCACCAA CGTGGCGCGGGCGCCGCGGCTGCTGGTGGCGACGGCGCAGGGCGTGCTGTACGTGTACGCGCTGGACGCGGCCGAGGGCGGCGAGTGCGCGCTGCTGCGCCAGCATCAGTTCCTGGAGGGgctggcgggcgcgggcgcggcgccgctggAAG CGTCGGCGCTCTCCACTAGCAACAGTTACGCGGGTGCTCTTCGCGGCCGGGACCCGCTGCGAATGACAG AGTCGGAGCGCGCGCAGGAGCTGGGCGCGGCGCTGGAGGCGGCGCCGGCGCGCGGCCCCTTCGACCTGCGCGACCCCAAGCACTTCCCGCCCATGCGCGCCGACCCCGCGCCGCGCTAG